The Thermococcus eurythermalis genomic sequence ATGTACCTTTTCCCTTTGCGGTTTATCCAATCCTAAGCCCGTTTTTGGCTATAATCTCTTTAATGCTTTCAGTAACCGGGTTACGTGTTCTTGTTTCGAGTCTTCTCTGGATAATATCCAAATGAAGTTTTGGTCGAGTATCTGCCTCACCCGTTCCTCACAGAGAAAAGAGCTGTTTGATGGTCGGCCGGGGAAATACGGGCTTGTTATTCCTTTATTTTCCTTAAACTTCTATATTCGAACTTTTTAGGTAGGTTTAAATACTACCCCCCCGTATTTTTGTTGAGGCTGGCCTTACTCCAGCCGGGAGGTCCTAGTCATGAGAGATAACTTCGAGAGTGAGATTGTCGACATGCTCCGCGAGGGGGAGCTGAGCGTTGCGTTCATTACCCGTTTCCTCACGGAGCGGGGGTTCGACGTAACCAGGCAGAGGGTCGAGCGCACACTTAGGCGGCTGGTTGGGGAGGGAAAGGTGGAGTTCAGGGTCGGCAATAACGGAAGAAAGCAGTATCGGTTGGCACGGTGATTGCCATGGGAACTTCCTCGGTCATACTCGGAAACAGCAGGAGGATGCTCATGATAGAGTACCTCAAGAAGTCCGATGGCCGGGCAGAGCTGAGGGAAATGGTGGAATACATCGCGGAGAACGAGGGGAACACCGACAGGAAGCACAGAAAGAGCGTGTACGTCAGCCTCGTTCAGACACATATCCCAAAACTTGAGCGTGAGGGCGTCATAACGTTCCGACACGGTGTCGTGACCCTTGTAAAGGTTCCTGACGACGTTACGGTCTATATGGAGACGGTCAAAAAGAACGACATAAGCTGGAGCTCTTTTTACGTGGGGCTCTCGCTGATATTCCTCATACTTGCCGTTTCACTCAACGACCTTTATCTTGCCATGGCCTCGCTGGTTTACGCTGGTGTTGGCGTTATCCACCACAGGAAAATGAAGCGCATTTAGGCCTTCTTTTCTTGGGTAACCTACCATTACCTGCAGTTAACCCGACATTTCATATATACCCCAACGGCTCAAGGGATTAGTGAGCAACCCGCAAGGGGTTGCAGAGGCACTGCGTTGAGTTCACCGTTGCAGTGGTTGTTGAGTGTCCGAGGTCAGGGATGAACCTTCACTCTCACCGCTGGCTTCTCTGCCACAGTGCCTCCAATTCGGAGGCGAAAAAAATGAGAAAGAATCTTGCCTTAGGAATTTTTGGCCTGTTGGTGGCCTTTGGTCTCGTGTTAGGGGCTGGAGCCAACTTCAGGGACTACAACGCTGACAGGAGTGTCCACTGGGACATCGTCAGCGATGATACTGAACTCATTGACCTGACGCCCATTCAGCCCTACGCGTACATAAACGATGGTGGCGTGCTGGTTGTTGACATAAGCCCGAACAACCCGAACTATCCAGGCTACGGCCAGGGCCTGAGCCCGAACTCGGAGTACAACTTCGACGAGGTCTTTGAGGTAAGCAATGACCTTTGGGAGGACAACATGACCATCGTTGTCAGGATTACCAACGCCAACACCGCGATACAGTTCTACGGCGCGGACCACGACATTCACTATGTTGATAACGGACAGGTAGTCTACGCCAGCGATATGGCCAAGAACGACGTCTGCTTTGTCCTTGATCCTGGAGATGCCGTTAAGGTCGGTATGGACTTCACCGTTGGGAACTCACTCCCAGGAGACACCGAGAGCAGCAGCATACACATCCAGGCCTACAGGCTCGGAACCGAGCCGGCGGAACTAGTTGGCAAGTGCGGTCAGTGAAGGAGGCGTGAAAAATGAACAAGCTATTTGGATTGGCTTTATTGATGGTTGGAATGCTCCTGGCTGTTGGAGCCGGAGCAAACTTCAGGTATTACTCTGCCGATAGGCAGACGAGCTTTGATGTTGTCACAGACGACAATGAGCTGATTGACCTTACTGCCCTCCAGCCCTACGTGACCTATGATGCCGGTAAGCTTTACGTCGACATCAGCCAGTACAACCCGAACCACCCAACTGGTGGGGGAACGGGTATGAGCCCGAACACCACCTATGTCTTCGAAGAGATGTTCCAGGTAAGCAACGAGCTCTGGGAGAACAACGAAACCACCTATCCGATATGCGTCACCATAAAGACCGAGCACGATGATGTGATGATCTTCGCGGGCGACTACGACAGCCCGATAGCCGGACCCGCCAGCAACATCCAGTTCACCGTCGAGCATGGGAACCCGATTCCGATTGGAATGATATTCGACAACACAAACTCAACAATTGGGCAGTACCAGTTCCAGATGAGCATTGAGGCAGTTGCCGGAGCTTGCAACCAGTGATTTCTTTTCGGGGGCCTTTGCCCCACCCCTTTGAGGGGGAGTTGTCATGAAAAAAATACTAGAGTTAACCTTTGCTCTCACTGTAATTGTATTTCTCGTCGGCTCGTTAGCGGGCTTTTTCCTGGACAGGCCCGTGTTTCTGTCGTACGCTTACTCCGACAGCATGACGCCCACGATCAACAGGGGCGACCTGTTCTTGATTAACCCCTTCGCGGGAAACTTTGACGTTGGTGATATCATAGTCTTCCATCGGCGCGACGGCTGGACTGTCCACAGGGTCTTCGCGGTTACGGAGGAAGGCTTCATAACCAAGGGCGATAACAACGTCGCTACCGACCAGCAGGACGGCCTCTACCCGCCTGTAAACCGGTCTGACGTCGTCGGAAAGGTTGTCGTCCTCTTTGGCAGGCCTCTCGTCATTAGGGGGGGAGGGGACTTGATCCAGTCCTTGAGGGCGAGGCTGAGCAATGTCTACGCGGTGGCGGTTCTGCTAATCGTTGGGGCGTTCCTGACGTTTTCAGGGGGCTCTAAACGGAAAAAGAGGGTTAAGTATTACAGGGTGAGCGTCAAGACCCTCTACGCCGTTGTGTCGGTCTTTATAATTGCGGGCTTCCTGTCTGTAACGGTGGCTTCATGGGGGACTCTGGCGTTTACGTACTCCTCAACGCTCGCAGGGGGGCAAAGGGAGGGCTGGTACCTGCCCGGCTCGACGTTTGAGAGGAACCTGAGCGTCGAGAACAAGGCCTTGTACCCGTTCTACTACTTCCTGAGTGGCGGAAGCGAGAGGGCCCAGATTCTGGGGCCGACGTTTTTCCGCATTGGGGGCGGTTCAAGCGTCGAAGTTCCAGTCCACGTCACCGTTCCGGAGGACACGAGGATTTACCGCGAGGAGTTCCAGGTGAGGTCTTACCCTGCCGTGCTTCCCGCATCACTCGTGGCTTTCCTCTACTCATTCAGCCCTTATCTTCCGCTGGTCGCCTACGTCATTGTCCTCTCGGGGGCGCTCCTGGTATTTTACCGCCTTGCGGGGATTTCAGAGGGAGACGTCTTTAGAATAAGAAAACGGAGGGGAAGTATTCTCTCCAAGGTACTCGGAGATGGTTAGCATGAGGAAATTTATGCTCCTTACGGCCTTCCTCCTCGGACTGGTTCTGATAGTGGGTTCGAGCGGGAATTTTCGGGCTTATACCGCTAAAAGAAATGCTGAGTTTGATATCGTAAGTGGGAACGACTCTTACATAGGCTGTCGCTGTTTGCAGTGGCCAATTTCCGTTAACGCGGGCTCCAGCGTGGAGTTTACTGCCCTAACAGTTGAAAACCGGATGGACAGGCCAATAACGTTCCACGTTGAGGGCGACTACTCGGCGCTTCCAGAGGGCATCAGCGGAAGCATTGACGGTTCCGTTTACACCCTTGAGCCTGGAGACTCGGCCCCCATCATGGGTACATTCTCCGCTGACGGTTACGTTGGAGACGGCGCCTACGAGGTGCCCCTCACGGTCTACGCGGACTGGGACGGGGGGAGTGCAAAGATTGAGACTTGCTCCATGAACGTAACGTCCATCGGGGGCCCCACGATAAAGAAAGAGCTCCTCTCTGGGAACACTGAAGTGCCCCTCTACACGTACCAGCAGTGGGTGTTCAGGATAACGGTCACGAACCATGGTGCCGCAAGAAACCTAACGATAAAGGACGTTGTAGGGGGAGAGTTTGAGATAGACTCAATATCCCCGAGCGCTGGAAATTACACGGTAAACCAGCACGGAGCTTCTACCCACATTCTATGGGACGTTGAGCTGAGCGCCGGTGGGAGCGCTTACCTGAACGTGACGGTGCACACCAAGATTAACCCCGCGGGAAAACAGGAGTTCACCTCGTGCGGAACCTACAGCCTGAACGATGGGGCTGAAATCCTCGGCTACGGCATCGTCAGCGACGGCATTCTCATTAGAGCGGTCTGGGGGGAAGACGATGACTCAGACGAAAACTGTAGCTCAGGGGGTTGTTGATTATGAAAAAATCCGATAAAAAGCGTGCAATCTTGGCTGGCCTCGCCCTTTCGGTTTCCCTTGCCGTAATCTTTGCCCTGTATTCGGGCGTTGCCTACTCCAGGGAGCCCGTAACGGTGGATGCGACCTACTCCGAGGCCTACCTGCAGGAAGGGCACTTCACTGCTTACGGCCTGTTCTCCAACGAGACCATCTACAAGAACGGGACTTCCCTGGAGTACTACCCCTCCAAAATAACCGACGCGATAGTGGGAAGCTGCAAGTTTTCGTCGGACGGCGCCAGCGGGAGCTACGAGGCCACGCTCCACGTCAACTACTACGTAACCTCCGGCAAGAAGAAAGTCTACCTCGTTAACGACACAGAACTCCTCGCCAGGGACACCTTCACGGGGTCCTTTGAGGTTCCCGTTGAACTGAACTTCACTGAGATGGACTCGAGACTCAAGATGGTTCGGGAGGGAACCGGCCTGTACCGCGCCGAGAGGGAGGTTTACGTCCTCGTGAAAGTCATGCCCTCCGGACAGGAGCCGTTCACCCAGGACATCAGGCTGAATCAGGACTCATCGGGGATGCTGTACTTCAGCGGGGCTGACAAGGAGTATAAGAAGGTAGTGAGGAGCGTTGAGACTACAACCAACTCACTGTCTTTCCTCGGTGCTGACGTCGGCGTTTCAACTGCCAGAACTGTATTCCCTGCAGTGGCGCTCCTCTTCGCGATTCCTCCAGCAGGTTTCGTCTACGCCAAACGTGAGAAGAAGCCGAAGTCCAGGGAGCTTACCGCCCTGAAAAAGTATACCGTTGAGGGGACTCCCCCAGAAGGAAAGCGCGTTGAGCTGTCCTCACCTGCTGACCTTAAGAGGGTTTTCGAGCTGGTTGACAGGCCCGTGGTTCACTACCGTGACGGCGGTGCCGATGTCTACGCGATAGCGGACGGCGGAACCGTTTACGAGTACCGGGCGAATTAGCCCGGACACCAACAACTTTAAAAGCTTAAGCTAAAAGCCACCTTAGGAGTTCTAAAAGGGTTAGAGGTGGTTAGAGATGAACCCGTTCCACGAGCTTGAGCCCGGACCGGAGGTTCCAGAGGTCGTTTACGCTCTCATAGAGATTCCGAAGGGAAGCAGGAACAAGTACGAGCTTGACAAGAAGACCGGCCTGCTTAAGCTTGACCGCGTCCTCTACAGCCCGTTCTTCTACCCGGTGGACTACGGAATAATCCCCCAGACCTGGTACGACGACGGCGACCCCTTCGACATCATGGTCATCATGCGCGAGCCCGTTTACCCGCTCACCATCATCGAGGCCAGGCCGATAGGCATCATGAAGATGGAGGACTCCGGAGATAAGGACTGGAAGGTTCTCGCCGTTCCGGTCGAGGACCCGTACTTCAAGGACTGGAAGGACATCGACGACGTTCCCAAGGCCTTCCTCGACGAGATTGCCCACTTCTTCCAGCGCTACAAGGAGCTCCAGGGCAAGGTCACCAAGATTGAGGGCTGGGGCAACGCCGAGGAGGCCAAGAAGGAAATCCTCCGCGCCATCGAGCTCTACAAGGAGAAGTTCGGTAAGAAGGAGTGATTTTCCCTTCAATTCTTTTTGGAGGTCTGGCCATGTACAAGCTTTTGACCGTTAAGGACGTTGTCAGAATCCCGCCCGTGATGTTCACGATGGACCCCAAGGAGGCCGCAAAGCTCGTCCTCAAGGAGACCTACGAGGGCATCTACGACAGGGACGAGGGAGTCGTCCTCGCCATCCTCGATGTCCACGAGGTCAGCCAGGGAGTCGTTGTGCCCGGCGACGGAGCCACCTACCACGAGGTCACCTTCGACGTCCTCGTCTGGAAGCCCGAGAACGGGGAGGTCGTTGAGGGAGAGGTCGTCGAGATGATGCCCTACGGTGCGTTCATAAGGATCGGCCCGATGGACGGCCTCGTCCACATAAGCCAGCTCATGGACGACTACGTCGTCTTCGACGAGAAGAACAGGCAGTTCATAGGCAAGGAAACCAACCGCGTCCTCAAGCTCGGCGACTACGTCAGGGCCAGGATAATCGGCATCAGCGTCAAGAGCAAGGTCATCAGGGAGAACAAGATCAACATGACGATGCGCCAGCCCGGCCTTGGAAAGTTTGAGTGGATTGAGCAGGAAAAGAAGAAGGCCCACGGGGAGGCTGAGTGAAGATGGCCAAGGAGAGGGCCTGCAGGCACTGCCACTACATAACGACCGAGGACAGGTGCCCTGTCTGCGGTAGCAGGGACCTTAGCGACGAGTGGTTCGACCTCGTCATAATCCTCGACACCGAGAGCAGGATTGCAAAGAAGCTCCGCGAGAGCATACCCGAGGCGGCTAAAGTTCCGGGCAAATACGCCATAAGGGTCAGGTGAGATGCTGTTCCGCTTAACTGAGGAGCTCCGCCGGGAGCTCAAAAAACCGCTGGGTGAGCTCATAAGGGGCCCCATTCCGGAGCCCTACCTCCGTATTAAGGACGAGCTTAGGGGAAAGACCGTCATCACCGTTGGGGACGTCGTCACCGAGAACGTCGTCAAGCTCGGTATTTCCCCCTCTTTGGCCATCTACGACCTCAAGACCAAGAGGGCCGACTATTCTCCGGATATAAACCAAAAGGCCGTCTTCATGACTGTTACAAACCCTCCTGGGGCGATAACGAAAGCTTTATTAGACACGATCAGAAAGGCCTTCGGCCTCGTTGAGAGGGGCAGGCCGGTTCACATACTCGTCAGCGGGGAAGAGGACTTGGGGGCAATCCCAGCCGTGCTGTACGCCCCCTACGGGAGCCTAGTCCTCTACGGCCAGCCCGACGAGGGGGTAGTGCTTATAAAGGTAACCCCCGAATGCAAGCGCAGATGTGCCCGCATCTTAGCCAATATGGAGGTGGTTCGTGATGGAGATTAAGGTGACCGAGATAAGGGAGAACAAGCTCCTCGGAAGGAAGGAAATATACTTCGACATCATACACGAGGGCGAGCCTACCCCGAGCAGGGAAGCGGTGAAGGGTAAGCTCGTCGCCATGCTTGACCTCGACCCGAACACCACCGTGCTCCAGTACATCAGGAGCTACTTCGGAAGCAACATCTCCAAGGGCTACGCCAAGGCCTACGAGACCAGGGAGAGGATGCTCTACATCGAGCCCGAGTACATCCTCCTCCGCGACGGCCTCATCCAGAAGGAGGAAGAGTGAGGTGGTGTAAATGGCGAAGAAGAAAAAGACCAGCCAGAAGTGGAAGCTCTATGAGGTTAAGGACGGAAAGGTCATCAGGAAGAACAAGTTCTGCCCGCGCTGCGGCCCCGGCGTCTTCATGGCCGACCACGGCGACCGCTGGGCCTGCGGAAGGTGCGGCTACACCGAGTGGAAGAAGTGATTTCTTTTTCTCTTCCTTAATACCCGAACCTGAAGAAAGCTAAAAAAGAGTGAATTCTTTGGAAGTACCATGCCGACATACTACGGCCTCAAGATTAGGCTCCACCCCGACGTTTATGAGCCGGCAGAGGACACGTTCCTCCTCGCCGAGAACCTTGCCGTCAAAGAGGGAGACATAGCCCTCGACGTTGGGGCTGGAACGGGCCTCATAGCGCTCCTGATGGCCAGAAAAGCCCGCTACGTGCTTGGGGTGGACATCAATCCCATAGCCGTCGAGCTGGCAAGGGAAAACGCGAGGATAAACAACATCAAAAACGTCGAGTTCCGCGTGAGCGACCTGTTTGAGAACGTTTCTGGAAAGTTCGACGTGATAACGTTCAACGCCCCCTACCTGCCCGGCGAGCCCGAGGAGCCGATAGACTTTGCCCTCGTTGGTGGAGAAAGGGGGAGAGAAGTCCTCGACAGGTTCATCCAGGAAGTTCCGCGGTACCTCAAGCCCCGCGGGACTGTTCAGATAGTCCAGAGCTCCATAACCGGGGTGGAGGAGACCCTCAGGAAGCTAAGGGAAGTCGGCCTGAAGGGAAAAGTAGTGGCTAAGGTTCACGTCTTTTTTGAGGATATAGTGCTAATAAACGCGGCTATGCGAGGCGGTGGCGCTTGACCTCGTAGAGAAGCTTCACGCTCGGCTTCTCAGGGAACTCAACGTCTTCCTCGAAGAAGTTTATTTGAATTTCCCTTGCCTTAATCTCGGGGCGTGGTTTTACGTTTCCAAACATGGGTGTAGGGTCGAGGGGTTGCTTTTAAAGTTTTCGGAAATTGCCGAAGTACTTTTCGACAGAGGTATTTCGGCCCCGGCATGTCGTACACACACCTGACCAATCACCTTTTTAAGAGGCTAATATAAAGCCAGCCCAGAGAAGGGAATTAGGTGAGACTAATGGCGATAGTTGTGAAGTCCGACCCGAACATGCCCGATGAAATCGCGCTCCTCTTTAGGAAACAGCACTACGAGCTCGTTGGCAGGCACAGCGGGGTTAAGCTCTGCCACTGGCTCAAGGAGAGCCTCACAAAGGGCAGGTTCTGCTACAAGCAGAAGTTCTACGGCATAGCGAGTCACAGATGCCTCCAGATGACGCCGGTCCTTGCATGGTGTACGCATAACTGCATATTCTGCTGGCGTCCGATGGAGGGCTTCCTCGGCACAGAATTGCCACAGCCATGGGACGACCCAGCATTCATCGTGGAAGAGAGCATAAAGGCCCAGAGAAAGCTCCTCGTCGGCTACAAGGGCAACCCGAAGGTTCCGAAAGAGAAGTTCGAGGAGGCCTGGAACCCCAAGCATGCTGCAATAAGCCTCTCGGGCGAGCCGATGCTCTACCCCTACATGGGCGACCTCGTCGAGGAGTTCCACAAGCGCGGGTTCACGACCTTCATCGTTACCAACGGAACAGTTCCGGAGAGACTTGAGGAGATGATAAAGGAGGACAAGCTCCCGACCCAGCTCTACGTCTCGCTCACGGCCCCGGACATTGAGACCTACAACCGCGTCAACGTCCCGATGATTCCGGACGGCTGGGACAGGATTAAGGAGACGCTCAGGCTCATGCGCGACGCTCAGACGAGGACTGTGATAAGGCTCACCCTCGTCAAGGGCGAGAACATGCACAACCCGGAGGGCTACGCCGAGCTGATAAAGCTCGCGAACCCGATGTTCGTCGAGGCTAAAGCTTACATGTTCGTGGGTTTCTCACGCAACAGGCTCACGATAAACAACATGCCGCGCCACGAGGAAATCAAGGCGTTTGCGGAGGAGCTGGTTAAGCATCTCCCTGGCTACCACATTGAAGACGAGTACGAGCCGAGCAGGGTCGTGCTGATAATGCGCGACGACGTCGACCCCAGCGGAAGGGGGCTGAATGGAAGGTTCATCGGGGACTGAAATTTTCGCCGGTTTTCGTGTTTCGAGGAAAACTTTATTTATTCTCCTTCGTTTTTTAATTAAGGGGTGTTGGCATATGAGGAGAACGCTTGCCATAATTCTGCTCATGATGTTTTTAACGGTTCCGTACTCCACCGCGAGTAGCGTCCTTGAGGGTGCGTCCAAAGTGTTTGTGGGGGTTGACTCTTACGCTGACTCCGTCCCGCTGAAGGCTTACTCAATCCTCGCGCTTGGCTCTATGGTCGGAAAAGTCCAGAACGGGAGCTTGGTCATGGCTTCAATTAAGAACCTCACCGAGAGCCTTCTCGCCCTCCAGAACCCCGATGGTGGCTGGGGGCACGGTGCGAATCAAATCAGCACTCCCCACGATACTGCTCTTGTAATACTTGCACTCAACAGCTCTTTGACAGCTTCAAGGGCGTCGGGAATTGAAACCGGGGAAGACGCTGTTGTGGGGGCTCTTATTAGGGCCAGGGGCTACCTTCTGAGTTCGTTCTCTTCCCCCGGCTGGGGATACGCCGCCGGTTCGGCTCCAAGATTTTATCCGACTGCCCTGGCCCTGTGGGCACTCGGTACTCTCGGTTTTAACTACTCAAACAGCCTTACGATTAAAACGGCCGCTGATTTCATAGCGGAGGCCTCTTCACTTCCTCCCGAATATCAGGCTCTCAGGCTCATTGCTTTCCACGCTATTGGTTATCCAAACGTTACTCCTTATCTCTCGGAGTGCCACCAGCTGCTCTCAAGCGGCAACCTCAACGAATACCAGAGGGCTATCCTCACCTACGCGGTCATGTTATACGAGCCCTTGGACTTCGAGGTCGGAAAGTCGCTCGCGATGCTTGAAGGCCTGGGTATGAGAAACGAGACCTACCTGCTCGCAAACAGGGCCATGCCATTCATGACGGAGAGCAACCTGATAGCGACCGCCTACGCGGTTATGGCGTTTTCCAGTGTCTCCGACGTTACTTCTGAAGGGCATCTAGTTAACCCCCGGGCGTTCCTCTACGATGAACTGATATCACGCCAGAACTCTAATGGGGGCTGGCCAATCTTCACGGACGGCCTCTCTTCGGCGAAGGCCACCTACTATGCCCTCCTCGGAATCCTGTCATATGAGAACCCCTCCGAAGATGCTGTGAGGAAGGCGCTCGCGTGGGCTGAAGGGCACCTTCCCTCTGCCATGGAGGAAGCGGAGCTGCGCGGCACAATAACCGAGGACTACTATTACACGGCCATGATACTCACCGAGTTTGGAAACCTCTCCTCAGAGGATAGGGAGGAGCTGATAAACTTCACCCGCTCTCTGGAGTTTTCACCCGGTCTCTGGAGGGGTCTCTTTGCGATTCCCCAGCCCTATGAAACTGCCCTTGGCCTGAACCTGCTCATCTCCCTCGGTTATAGCGGCGAGGATATCGAGCGCGGGGCAAAGTGGCTTCTCTCGGTGAGCAATGCCGGCTGGGGAGTCCGCCTCAACTATTTCCTGCCTGCAACTACCGGGAAGGATGTCCCGACCACCGTTGCCGTCCTTGAGGCGCTCTCAAAGGTCGTGCCCCCTGAGAAACTGGTCCCGCACGCTGAGTGGCTGATTGAGCAGAGACTCCCGAGCGGTGTCTGGGGGTACTTTGGAAGGAGCGTTAATATGTTAGGTGAGGTATCCTATGGGGTTCCCTCCGTGGAGTACACCATACGGGCCGCTGATGTCCTGAAGTCGCTGGGGTACGACTACTCCGAGGAAGTGCTCCACTGGACCCTTGAGAACGCCCTCAACGCCAGCGTAAGCACCGCGGACATGGGCCTAGCCCTTCACTTCCTGAGCCGCTTCAACCTTATCCCACCAACCACCCTCCACGAGGTAATGACGGCCCTTGGAGAGGGACCTTGGTACGTCAACTACTGGGAAGGCTACGAGCCGGTTGCCAAGGAGATTGCTTCCTCCCTCTCTGAAGGGGTTGAGATTAAGCTCGTCGAGGGCAACATGACGCCCGGGGAAGGGAACCACATAATCGTTGCCCCGATCGGCCGCGTGGACGTTTCTCGCTACAACTCCGTTGTCCATGTTGAGGCCAACGGAACGTCTGTGATTGTGGACGGCAGTGAGTACCCGCTCTCTACGAGCATCGTTATAGTGCCCGGAAGAACCCACGACGGCTACGTGCTCATGATACTCGCCGGCGGGGATGCCGTTGGTGGTGTCCCCGTGCTCTTTACGAGCGGCATGTACCGCTACCTCCATGGAAACTACATGGTTCTCACTGCTTCCGATTCAAACGGCGATGGTGAGATTGGGCCGGAGGAGATAACACTCTTGGCTGTGGGGTGAAGGTCTTTGCGGGCCCTGATAATAGGAATCGGCCAGTGCGGGACGAAGATAGCTGACCTGTTCGCTCTCGTTGACTTCGAGACACTGGCTGTGAACACCTCTCGCGGCGACCTGGAATATCTCAAGCACGTCCCACAGGACAGAAGACTCCTTATAGGAGAAAGCATCACGGGGGGCAAGGGCGTCAACGCCAACCCGCTCCTTGGCAGGGAAGCAATGAAGCGGGACCTGCCCATGGTGATGAAGAAGATAAACTCCATCGTAGGCTACGAGGACGTTGACATCTTCTTCCTCACCTTTGGCTTTGGCGGCGGAACCGGTGCTGGGGGAACTCCAGTCCTAGCGGAGGCGCTCAAGGAGGAGTACCCGGACTCGCTTGTGGTTGCAATCGGTGCGCTTCCGCTTAGAGAGGAAGGCATAAGGCCCACAATCAACGCGGCCATAACCATAGACAAGCTCTCCAAGATAGCGGACTCCATAATCGCCATAGACAACAACAAGCTGAAGGAGGGCAACGACGATATAAGCAGGGCCTACGAGAGGATTAACTACACGATAGTCGAGAGGATAGCCTCGCTCCTCGCCCTCGTGGACGTCCCCGGTGAGCAGACGCTCGACGCGAGCGACCTCAAGTTCGTCCTCAAGGCCTTTGGAAGTTTTGCCACTGTTGGCTA encodes the following:
- a CDS encoding HemK2/MTQ2 family protein methyltransferase codes for the protein MPTYYGLKIRLHPDVYEPAEDTFLLAENLAVKEGDIALDVGAGTGLIALLMARKARYVLGVDINPIAVELARENARINNIKNVEFRVSDLFENVSGKFDVITFNAPYLPGEPEEPIDFALVGGERGREVLDRFIQEVPRYLKPRGTVQIVQSSITGVEETLRKLREVGLKGKVVAKVHVFFEDIVLINAAMRGGGA
- a CDS encoding DUF1102 domain-containing protein codes for the protein MRKNLALGIFGLLVAFGLVLGAGANFRDYNADRSVHWDIVSDDTELIDLTPIQPYAYINDGGVLVVDISPNNPNYPGYGQGLSPNSEYNFDEVFEVSNDLWEDNMTIVVRITNANTAIQFYGADHDIHYVDNGQVVYASDMAKNDVCFVLDPGDAVKVGMDFTVGNSLPGDTESSSIHIQAYRLGTEPAELVGKCGQ
- a CDS encoding 30S ribosomal protein S27ae, which translates into the protein MAKKKKTSQKWKLYEVKDGKVIRKNKFCPRCGPGVFMADHGDRWACGRCGYTEWKK
- a CDS encoding inorganic diphosphatase; this translates as MNPFHELEPGPEVPEVVYALIEIPKGSRNKYELDKKTGLLKLDRVLYSPFFYPVDYGIIPQTWYDDGDPFDIMVIMREPVYPLTIIEARPIGIMKMEDSGDKDWKVLAVPVEDPYFKDWKDIDDVPKAFLDEIAHFFQRYKELQGKVTKIEGWGNAEEAKKEILRAIELYKEKFGKKE
- a CDS encoding DUF1102 domain-containing protein, producing MNKLFGLALLMVGMLLAVGAGANFRYYSADRQTSFDVVTDDNELIDLTALQPYVTYDAGKLYVDISQYNPNHPTGGGTGMSPNTTYVFEEMFQVSNELWENNETTYPICVTIKTEHDDVMIFAGDYDSPIAGPASNIQFTVEHGNPIPIGMIFDNTNSTIGQYQFQMSIEAVAGACNQ
- a CDS encoding COG1470 family protein — encoded protein: MRKFMLLTAFLLGLVLIVGSSGNFRAYTAKRNAEFDIVSGNDSYIGCRCLQWPISVNAGSSVEFTALTVENRMDRPITFHVEGDYSALPEGISGSIDGSVYTLEPGDSAPIMGTFSADGYVGDGAYEVPLTVYADWDGGSAKIETCSMNVTSIGGPTIKKELLSGNTEVPLYTYQQWVFRITVTNHGAARNLTIKDVVGGEFEIDSISPSAGNYTVNQHGASTHILWDVELSAGGSAYLNVTVHTKINPAGKQEFTSCGTYSLNDGAEILGYGIVSDGILIRAVWGEDDDSDENCSSGGC
- a CDS encoding DUF7344 domain-containing protein translates to MGTSSVILGNSRRMLMIEYLKKSDGRAELREMVEYIAENEGNTDRKHRKSVYVSLVQTHIPKLEREGVITFRHGVVTLVKVPDDVTVYMETVKKNDISWSSFYVGLSLIFLILAVSLNDLYLAMASLVYAGVGVIHHRKMKRI
- a CDS encoding DNA-directed RNA polymerase; translated protein: MYKLLTVKDVVRIPPVMFTMDPKEAAKLVLKETYEGIYDRDEGVVLAILDVHEVSQGVVVPGDGATYHEVTFDVLVWKPENGEVVEGEVVEMMPYGAFIRIGPMDGLVHISQLMDDYVVFDEKNRQFIGKETNRVLKLGDYVRARIIGISVKSKVIRENKINMTMRQPGLGKFEWIEQEKKKAHGEAE
- a CDS encoding 30S ribosomal protein S24e gives rise to the protein MEIKVTEIRENKLLGRKEIYFDIIHEGEPTPSREAVKGKLVAMLDLDPNTTVLQYIRSYFGSNISKGYAKAYETRERMLYIEPEYILLRDGLIQKEEE
- a CDS encoding signal peptidase I, producing the protein MKKILELTFALTVIVFLVGSLAGFFLDRPVFLSYAYSDSMTPTINRGDLFLINPFAGNFDVGDIIVFHRRDGWTVHRVFAVTEEGFITKGDNNVATDQQDGLYPPVNRSDVVGKVVVLFGRPLVIRGGGDLIQSLRARLSNVYAVAVLLIVGAFLTFSGGSKRKKRVKYYRVSVKTLYAVVSVFIIAGFLSVTVASWGTLAFTYSSTLAGGQREGWYLPGSTFERNLSVENKALYPFYYFLSGGSERAQILGPTFFRIGGGSSVEVPVHVTVPEDTRIYREEFQVRSYPAVLPASLVAFLYSFSPYLPLVAYVIVLSGALLVFYRLAGISEGDVFRIRKRRGSILSKVLGDG
- the spt4 gene encoding transcription elongation factor subunit Spt4 gives rise to the protein MAKERACRHCHYITTEDRCPVCGSRDLSDEWFDLVIILDTESRIAKKLRESIPEAAKVPGKYAIRVR
- a CDS encoding GTP-dependent dephospho-CoA kinase; this translates as MLFRLTEELRRELKKPLGELIRGPIPEPYLRIKDELRGKTVITVGDVVTENVVKLGISPSLAIYDLKTKRADYSPDINQKAVFMTVTNPPGAITKALLDTIRKAFGLVERGRPVHILVSGEEDLGAIPAVLYAPYGSLVLYGQPDEGVVLIKVTPECKRRCARILANMEVVRDGD
- the twy1 gene encoding 4-demethylwyosine synthase TYW1, with the protein product MAIVVKSDPNMPDEIALLFRKQHYELVGRHSGVKLCHWLKESLTKGRFCYKQKFYGIASHRCLQMTPVLAWCTHNCIFCWRPMEGFLGTELPQPWDDPAFIVEESIKAQRKLLVGYKGNPKVPKEKFEEAWNPKHAAISLSGEPMLYPYMGDLVEEFHKRGFTTFIVTNGTVPERLEEMIKEDKLPTQLYVSLTAPDIETYNRVNVPMIPDGWDRIKETLRLMRDAQTRTVIRLTLVKGENMHNPEGYAELIKLANPMFVEAKAYMFVGFSRNRLTINNMPRHEEIKAFAEELVKHLPGYHIEDEYEPSRVVLIMRDDVDPSGRGLNGRFIGD